The following are encoded in a window of Ruminiclostridium herbifermentans genomic DNA:
- a CDS encoding nucleoside kinase, whose product MENKKVIVTIDNNKYEIDIKTSLSELSKRFKSNNTYAIVAARVNNDIKDLNYEVNEDSEIKFIDLTDEDGMRIYRRSLYFIFIKAVNDIFPDRNAIVSHPMSNGVYCEINGSEALTEIDVEKVEKKMREIIASNLPFNKKVISLEEARQLYKNTGRLDKYEVLEYRKKSHVTVYNCGGYEDYFYGYMLPSTGYIDCFALKFYQPGVIIQFPSKSNPKELQPFEEQKKLFKVFIDYKKWVRILGVQNVGALNDIVNAGKIGDLIRVSEAIHEKKIAEIADKITNHEEEKRIVLISGPSSSGKTTFANRLGIQLRVNGFNPQTISLDNYFVDREKTPKDSDGDYDYEALEAIDVDLFNKHLNQLLEGFEVEVPIYNFETGSREPFGQKMKMNKNTILVIEGIHGLNDRLTASISPEDKYKIYVSALTSMNIDDHNRIPSTDTRLLRRIVRDNQFRGCSAINTINRWPSVRRGEEKNIFPYQENADIMFNSSLVYELCLLKTYAEPLLMELGQENERYSEVKRLIEFLSYFLPIDAKDVPNNSIVKEFIGGSCFF is encoded by the coding sequence ATGGAAAATAAAAAAGTTATTGTTACTATAGATAATAATAAATATGAAATTGATATAAAAACCTCTCTTTCAGAATTAAGTAAACGTTTTAAAAGTAATAATACTTATGCTATTGTTGCAGCAAGAGTAAATAATGACATAAAGGATTTGAATTATGAAGTAAATGAGGATTCAGAAATAAAGTTTATAGACTTAACTGATGAAGATGGTATGAGAATATATAGGAGAAGTTTGTACTTTATTTTTATCAAAGCAGTAAATGACATTTTTCCTGATAGAAATGCAATAGTCAGCCATCCTATGAGCAATGGTGTGTACTGTGAAATTAATGGAAGTGAAGCGTTAACAGAAATTGATGTTGAAAAAGTTGAAAAGAAGATGAGAGAGATCATTGCAAGCAACTTGCCTTTTAATAAAAAGGTTATTTCTTTAGAGGAAGCCAGACAGCTGTACAAAAATACTGGAAGACTTGATAAATATGAAGTGCTGGAATATAGGAAAAAATCACATGTAACAGTTTATAACTGTGGAGGTTATGAAGACTATTTTTATGGATATATGTTACCAAGTACCGGCTATATAGATTGCTTTGCACTTAAATTTTACCAACCCGGTGTTATAATACAGTTTCCATCAAAATCTAACCCAAAGGAACTTCAACCATTTGAGGAGCAGAAAAAGCTATTTAAAGTTTTTATTGACTACAAAAAGTGGGTACGAATTTTGGGAGTACAAAATGTAGGAGCACTAAATGACATTGTAAATGCAGGTAAAATAGGAGATTTAATAAGAGTAAGCGAAGCTATTCATGAGAAGAAAATAGCTGAAATTGCTGATAAAATAACAAACCATGAGGAAGAAAAAAGAATTGTTCTTATTTCTGGACCATCCTCTTCTGGTAAAACTACCTTTGCAAATAGACTTGGTATTCAGCTTAGAGTCAATGGTTTCAATCCTCAGACTATTTCGTTAGATAATTATTTTGTAGATAGAGAAAAAACTCCAAAGGATTCAGATGGTGACTATGATTATGAAGCACTTGAAGCCATAGATGTTGATTTGTTCAATAAGCATCTTAATCAGCTATTAGAGGGCTTTGAGGTTGAAGTTCCAATTTATAATTTTGAAACAGGTTCAAGAGAGCCCTTTGGACAAAAAATGAAAATGAATAAAAATACCATTCTTGTAATAGAAGGCATACATGGTTTAAATGATAGGCTTACAGCATCAATCTCACCAGAAGATAAATATAAGATTTATGTCAGTGCACTGACTTCAATGAATATTGATGATCACAATAGAATACCATCTACAGATACCAGATTATTAAGAAGAATCGTAAGGGATAATCAATTTAGAGGATGCTCCGCGATTAATACAATAAATAGATGGCCTTCAGTGAGAAGAGGTGAGGAAAAAAATATATTTCCTTATCAAGAGAATGCTGATATTATGTTTAACTCGTCGCTTGTATATGAGTTGTGTTTGTTGAAGACATATGCAGAGCCTCTTCTAATGGAATTGGGACAAGAAAATGAAAGATACTCTGAGGTTAAGAGATTGATTGAATTTTTGAGTTATTTCTTACCTATAGACGCAAAGGATGTTCCTAATAATTCTATAGTGAAGGAATTTATTGGAGGTAGTTGCTTCTTTTAG
- a CDS encoding [Fe-Fe] hydrogenase large subunit C-terminal domain-containing protein, translating to MKEYFHSVNLDKDKCRGCTNCIKRCPTEAIRVRKSKAQIINERCIDCGECIRVCPYHAKTAINDGLDIINNFKYKVVLPAPSLYGQFDKKYSRDNILFALKSIGFDYVFEVAKAAEIVSEATRQLLKNNEIKKPMISSACPAVVRLIQVRFPGLIDNIVKLESPMEVAAKIAKSEIHEKYNIPMDDIGAFFISPCAAKATSVKSPYEKQKSNVDGVIFIKDIYLKILSALNNVDNTKKLAEAGADGIDWANSGGESGALGTEKVLSVDGIHNVIKIFDEIEADRLSDIEFVEALSCTGGCLGGPLTLTNVFIAKTTQKKHMSEASKKSINGIYKRSYKDLVWTSNVEYKPVMKLDQNVSKAIEKLEMLEKLYEELPGLDCGACGSPNCRALAEDIVRGTANETDCIFKLRERIRGLAEEMVELGGKMPPVMDRDK from the coding sequence GTGAAAGAGTATTTTCATTCTGTTAATCTTGACAAAGACAAATGCAGAGGTTGTACTAATTGTATAAAGCGGTGTCCAACTGAGGCTATTCGTGTACGAAAAAGTAAAGCTCAGATTATAAATGAGAGATGTATAGATTGCGGTGAATGTATACGTGTTTGTCCTTATCATGCTAAAACTGCCATAAATGATGGGCTAGATATAATTAATAATTTTAAATACAAAGTTGTTTTACCTGCACCATCTCTTTATGGTCAGTTTGATAAAAAGTATTCTAGAGACAATATTTTATTTGCATTAAAGTCAATTGGCTTTGATTATGTTTTTGAGGTGGCAAAAGCTGCTGAAATAGTAAGTGAAGCTACAAGACAATTATTGAAAAATAATGAAATAAAAAAACCAATGATATCATCTGCTTGTCCAGCAGTTGTAAGACTTATTCAGGTTAGGTTTCCTGGATTGATTGATAATATTGTCAAATTGGAATCTCCGATGGAGGTTGCAGCTAAAATAGCAAAAAGTGAGATTCATGAAAAATATAATATACCTATGGATGATATTGGGGCATTTTTTATTTCGCCATGTGCTGCAAAGGCAACAAGTGTTAAATCTCCATATGAAAAGCAAAAATCAAATGTTGATGGAGTAATATTTATTAAAGATATATATTTAAAGATACTTTCTGCATTGAACAATGTAGATAATACGAAAAAGTTAGCAGAGGCCGGAGCAGACGGAATTGATTGGGCTAATTCTGGTGGCGAAAGTGGAGCGTTAGGTACTGAAAAGGTTTTATCTGTTGATGGAATTCACAATGTTATTAAAATATTTGATGAAATTGAAGCAGACAGACTTAGTGATATTGAATTTGTTGAAGCGCTTTCATGTACAGGGGGCTGTCTGGGTGGACCATTAACTTTGACTAATGTATTTATAGCAAAGACAACACAGAAGAAACATATGAGTGAAGCTTCAAAGAAAAGTATTAACGGTATATATAAAAGAAGCTATAAGGATCTTGTATGGACATCAAATGTTGAATATAAGCCTGTTATGAAGCTAGATCAAAATGTTTCAAAAGCTATAGAAAAATTAGAAATGCTTGAAAAGCTATATGAGGAGTTGCCTGGCTTGGATTGTGGTGCATGTGGATCTCCAAACTGTCGTGCACTTGCAGAAGATATTGTAAGAGGAACAGCTAATGAGACTGATTGTATTTTTAAACTGAGAGAAAGAATACGGGGGTTAGCTGAGGAAATGGTAGAGTTAGGAGGAAAGATGCCTCCTGTTATGGATAGGGACAAATAA
- a CDS encoding EAL domain-containing protein has protein sequence MTLTYTLSLLFFISFSVYIFLGLYIFLLNVKSTLNRLFLLVTISLSIWSFAFSMCFLTTDLNTAVSWRMFAAIGWSTIFSFLIHFFILLTDRSELLKKRWVYILIYLPAVVFVIVFCLYFSFARQQYNLAYSDVGWITVEKKNIWAQIYNVYYVFSTILGVYLLGSWGKKSKSADKKKMSFLMIASFAFSVLLGTVTETIVNVYTSVQCPQLAPFLAVLPISVVCYVTKKYGLLIPKDNFVAEPGKILNKENKGRIHQIMSVSFFIGALLNFISQFYFNKREISSILFFSIFLIFVGILIQIIRKLPMKEDKRGLLFTATISLTVPIITFEYISTGSTTVWAAPFIFVMICVVFNKRQLLYALGISVIITQFIVWIKVPAVYVRVDGADYLVRIAFFGITILMAYYINQIYINRLKENENQIKFQKMISTISADLIGVNEFNIDEKIDSFLNYSGDYFDLDRIMFVSLSKNFKTYEWYKQGMESAIEYIPNIIENNMKWWKRQLYNKDIVHISDIEMLPEEATKEKAILEELKVKSLYAIPLTRKGRALGFLIFISNQEKEFFNDNHKKLLKILSNILTDGLIKVEAEKEICYMAYYDSLSGIPNRTLFKNRLDQEIALAKRDNTLIGVIFIDLDSFKLINDTIGHFGGNEVIKEVANRLTACTRKHDTVARFGGDEFLVLVNQVTEIDDIEKIANEILISISKPISIQDQEFFTTASMGISIYPYDGEDTETLIKNADLAMYSSKENGKHQYTICSSKIKDEVSNKTKITNHLYRAIEKNEFVLYYQPQICTATKEIVGVEALLRWDNHEFGMIPPKVFMPLAEQTGLIDPIGKWVLETACRQNKKWQEEGLPPIRMSVNLAAEQFQDKKLISFVNKVLCETKLDAKYLELEITESAAVDKEKYKYTIQMLNELKALGVSISIDDFGTEYSSLGRLKTLPIDQLKIDMQFVQNISESKKDEAIVKTIIQLAKNLELNVIAEGVEKEEQYEFLKREMCDEIQGYYFYKPMPVSELEKILFSQK, from the coding sequence ATGACATTAACTTATACTTTATCATTATTATTTTTTATATCTTTTTCTGTATATATTTTTTTGGGGCTATATATTTTTCTTCTTAATGTGAAAAGTACATTAAATAGATTGTTTCTTTTGGTTACTATTTCTCTAAGTATATGGTCGTTTGCTTTTTCAATGTGTTTTCTCACAACTGATCTTAATACAGCAGTGTCATGGAGAATGTTTGCAGCTATAGGATGGTCAACTATATTTAGTTTTTTAATACATTTTTTTATTCTATTAACTGATAGAAGTGAGTTGTTAAAAAAAAGATGGGTTTACATATTAATTTATTTGCCAGCAGTGGTGTTTGTTATTGTTTTTTGCCTATATTTTAGCTTTGCAAGACAGCAGTATAACCTAGCTTATTCTGATGTTGGTTGGATAACTGTTGAAAAAAAGAATATTTGGGCTCAAATATATAATGTTTACTATGTATTTAGCACTATACTTGGCGTATATCTTCTGGGAAGTTGGGGAAAAAAATCAAAATCCGCAGATAAAAAAAAGATGTCATTTTTGATGATTGCTTCTTTTGCATTTTCAGTTTTGTTAGGTACTGTAACCGAAACCATAGTTAATGTATATACGTCTGTACAATGTCCGCAGTTGGCTCCATTTCTAGCTGTTTTGCCTATTAGTGTTGTTTGCTATGTTACAAAAAAATACGGACTTTTAATCCCTAAGGATAATTTTGTAGCTGAACCAGGTAAAATATTGAATAAAGAAAATAAGGGAAGAATACACCAGATAATGTCTGTAAGCTTTTTTATTGGAGCCCTGCTAAATTTTATATCTCAGTTTTACTTTAATAAGAGAGAAATTTCTTCTATACTATTCTTCAGTATATTTTTGATTTTTGTTGGAATATTGATTCAAATTATTCGAAAATTGCCAATGAAAGAGGATAAAAGAGGCTTGCTCTTTACGGCTACTATATCTTTAACCGTTCCAATAATTACATTTGAGTACATCAGTACTGGAAGTACAACTGTTTGGGCAGCTCCTTTCATTTTTGTTATGATTTGTGTTGTGTTTAATAAACGTCAATTGTTATATGCTTTAGGTATATCTGTTATTATTACGCAATTTATTGTATGGATAAAGGTACCAGCTGTTTATGTGAGGGTTGATGGAGCTGACTATCTTGTCAGAATTGCTTTTTTTGGTATAACTATTTTGATGGCTTATTATATTAATCAAATATATATTAATCGTCTGAAAGAGAACGAAAATCAAATTAAATTTCAGAAAATGATTTCTACTATTTCAGCTGATTTAATTGGAGTTAATGAATTTAATATTGATGAGAAAATAGATTCTTTCTTAAACTACAGTGGAGATTATTTTGATTTAGACAGAATAATGTTTGTAAGTTTATCTAAAAATTTCAAAACCTATGAATGGTATAAACAAGGTATGGAATCTGCAATTGAATATATTCCTAATATTATAGAGAATAATATGAAATGGTGGAAGAGACAGCTATATAATAAAGATATAGTGCATATTTCTGATATAGAAATGCTTCCAGAGGAAGCAACTAAAGAGAAAGCAATTTTAGAAGAGCTAAAGGTTAAATCTTTATATGCAATTCCACTGACTAGAAAAGGCCGAGCTTTAGGTTTTTTGATTTTTATTTCTAATCAAGAAAAAGAATTCTTTAATGATAATCATAAAAAATTGCTCAAAATTCTGTCAAATATATTGACAGATGGTTTAATTAAAGTGGAAGCTGAAAAAGAAATTTGCTATATGGCATATTATGATTCTTTATCGGGTATACCTAATCGTACATTATTCAAAAATAGATTAGACCAGGAAATCGCTTTAGCAAAGAGAGATAATACTTTAATAGGTGTAATTTTCATTGATCTAGATTCCTTTAAGCTTATAAATGATACCATTGGGCATTTTGGCGGAAATGAAGTAATAAAGGAGGTCGCAAACAGGCTTACAGCTTGTACACGTAAACATGATACAGTTGCACGTTTTGGTGGTGATGAATTTTTAGTACTTGTTAACCAAGTTACTGAAATAGATGATATTGAAAAGATTGCAAATGAAATTCTTATATCTATATCAAAACCAATATCTATTCAAGATCAAGAGTTTTTCACTACTGCTAGTATGGGTATTTCTATTTATCCTTATGATGGTGAAGATACAGAAACATTAATTAAGAATGCGGACTTAGCAATGTATAGTTCTAAAGAAAATGGCAAGCATCAATATACTATATGTTCTTCAAAGATTAAAGATGAGGTATCGAATAAGACAAAAATTACCAACCATCTATATAGAGCCATTGAAAAGAATGAATTTGTTTTATATTATCAACCACAGATATGTACTGCTACAAAAGAAATAGTTGGTGTTGAGGCTTTGCTTCGTTGGGATAATCATGAGTTTGGAATGATTCCACCAAAGGTATTTATGCCATTAGCCGAGCAGACAGGATTGATTGATCCTATTGGCAAATGGGTGCTTGAAACAGCATGTCGTCAGAATAAAAAGTGGCAGGAGGAGGGACTACCTCCTATAAGAATGTCTGTAAATCTTGCTGCTGAGCAATTTCAAGATAAAAAGCTGATTAGTTTTGTCAATAAAGTGCTATGCGAAACCAAGCTGGATGCAAAGTATCTTGAATTGGAAATTACTGAAAGTGCTGCCGTAGATAAAGAAAAATATAAGTATACAATACAGATGCTGAATGAACTAAAAGCACTGGGTGTATCTATTTCAATAGATGATTTTGGAACGGAGTATTCCTCTTTAGGTAGATTAAAGACTTTACCTATAGATCAGCTTAAAATAGATATGCAGTTTGTTCAGAATATATCAGAGAGTAAAAAAGATGAAGCAATTGTAAAGACTATAATTCAACTTGCAAAAAATCTCGAACTCAATGTAATTGCTGAAGGTGTAGAGAAAGAAGAACAGTACGAATTTCTTAAGAGAGAAATGTGTGATGAAATACAGGGGTATTATTTTTATAAACCTATGCCTGTTTCAGAATTGGAAAAAATTCTGTTTAGTCAAAAATGA
- a CDS encoding ATP-binding protein: MSTIKLKYEIPANDFIIAGEASSNVKNKLTQIGVSADIIKKAAISMYEAEINAVIHGNGGYAYVEIFSDKVVIKIVDSGPGIPDVEQAMQEGYSTAPDKIREMGFGAGMGLPNMKKYADKLEIYTEVGKGTTIIITVNF, from the coding sequence ATGAGTACTATAAAGCTAAAGTATGAAATACCTGCAAATGACTTTATAATCGCTGGGGAAGCCTCTAGTAATGTAAAAAACAAACTAACGCAAATTGGAGTTTCAGCCGATATAATTAAGAAGGCCGCTATTTCTATGTATGAAGCTGAAATAAACGCAGTTATTCATGGAAATGGTGGATATGCATATGTTGAAATTTTTAGTGATAAGGTAGTTATTAAGATTGTTGATAGTGGCCCCGGAATTCCTGATGTGGAACAGGCAATGCAGGAGGGGTATTCAACGGCTCCTGATAAGATAAGAGAAATGGGCTTTGGAGCTGGAATGGGACTTCCAAATATGAAGAAGTATGCTGACAAGCTAGAGATATATACTGAGGTTGGAAAGGGAACAACTATAATTATAACAGTTAATTTTTAG
- a CDS encoding DRTGG domain-containing protein produces MYIDDLIAVIDGKLLTQKVKNAVKIENVYICDLLSWVMSHAQKGDAWITVLTNVNVPAVAMLTDVACVIIPEGIDVEELTLRKANENEITIISTKYSAFEICKKIIKSMDNN; encoded by the coding sequence ATGTATATTGATGATCTAATTGCTGTAATAGATGGAAAACTTTTGACTCAAAAGGTTAAAAATGCTGTAAAAATAGAAAATGTTTATATTTGTGATTTACTTAGTTGGGTTATGTCTCATGCACAAAAAGGGGATGCATGGATTACTGTTTTAACAAATGTTAATGTGCCTGCAGTTGCTATGTTGACTGATGTAGCATGTGTTATTATCCCAGAAGGAATAGACGTTGAAGAGTTAACGCTAAGGAAAGCGAATGAAAATGAAATAACAATAATCAGTACTAAGTACAGTGCTTTTGAGATTTGTAAGAAAATAATAAAGTCAATGGATAATAACTAA
- a CDS encoding PHP domain-containing protein — protein MNVAYDLHIHSSLSPCADNDMTPNNIVNMSILKGLDVIAITDHNSCANVQAIVNCAKNTSLLVIPGIEIETAEEIHVICLFSDMERAAEMQKLVYSRLPDIKNKEEIFGEQLIFDEKDNLISKESRLLLTAADITINEVFDIVNNELNGIAIPAHIDRQANSIISSFGTIPEDIDVKCVEISDRNTESTIISNLIKLNRTKRIYSSDAHYLWDIHEREYFVEVESLTITNVIKTLGVSK, from the coding sequence GTGAACGTTGCATATGATTTACATATTCATTCTTCATTATCTCCTTGTGCAGATAATGATATGACACCAAACAATATAGTCAATATGAGTATATTGAAGGGGTTGGATGTTATAGCAATAACTGATCATAACTCATGTGCAAACGTGCAGGCAATTGTAAATTGTGCAAAAAATACTTCATTACTTGTTATACCTGGTATAGAAATTGAGACTGCGGAAGAAATACATGTAATTTGTTTGTTTTCTGATATGGAAAGAGCAGCAGAAATGCAGAAGCTAGTATACTCTAGATTACCTGATATCAAAAATAAGGAAGAAATTTTTGGTGAACAGCTCATATTTGATGAAAAAGATAATCTGATTTCAAAGGAGAGTAGACTACTTTTAACTGCAGCAGATATAACTATTAATGAGGTTTTTGATATTGTTAATAATGAACTAAACGGAATTGCTATCCCAGCACATATTGATAGACAAGCCAATTCTATCATTTCAAGTTTTGGTACTATACCAGAGGATATAGATGTGAAATGTGTAGAGATTAGCGATAGAAATACCGAAAGTACTATTATTTCAAATTTAATTAAATTAAATAGAACAAAAAGAATATATTCATCAGATGCACATTATTTGTGGGATATTCATGAAAGAGAGTACTTTGTAGAAGTTGAAAGTTTGACAATTACAAATGTTATCAAGACATTAGGAGTTAGTAAGTAA